From the genome of Phoenix dactylifera cultivar Barhee BC4 unplaced genomic scaffold, palm_55x_up_171113_PBpolish2nd_filt_p 000865F, whole genome shotgun sequence, one region includes:
- the LOC120107446 gene encoding NAP1-related protein 2-like isoform X1: protein MQIFKYLVSLDVEDCQDLKSGYSIIFNFSPNPYFEDTKLVKTYSFTEEGVANITGTTIKWKEGMEIANGNGHEKKGGKRPFTEEIFFSWFGETQQKNFSDGVTDEVAEIIKEDLWPNPLKYFNNEADEEDFDGDEDDEEKGSEDDEDGEQDDDEEDDDEDDS from the exons ATGCAGATTTTCAAGTATTTGGTTTCACTAGATGTTGAAGATTGTCAGGATTTAAAGTCAGGCTACTCCATTATATTT aactTCTCTCCTAACCCATATTTTGAAGACACAAAGCTTGTGAAGACTTATTCCTTCACTGAGGAAGGAGTGGCTAATATAACTGGTACGACTATCAAGTGGAAGGAGGGTATG GAGATTGCCAATGGTAATGGTCATGAGAAGAAGGGAGGCAAGCGACCTTTTACTGAGGAAAT TTTCTTTAGTTGGTTTGGTGAAACTCAACAAAAAAATTTCTCAGATGGTGTAACAGATGAG GTGGCAGAGATAATCAAGGAAGATTTATGGCCCAACCCTTTGAAGTATTTTAATAAT GAGGCTGATGAAGAGGACTTTGAtggagatgaagatgatgaagag AAGGGATCTGAAGATGATGAGGATGGTGAGCAAGATGATGACGAAGAGgacgatgatgaggatgatagttAG
- the LOC120107446 gene encoding NAP1-related protein 2-like isoform X2, with protein MQIFKYLVSLDVEDCQDLKSGYSIIFNFSPNPYFEDTKLVKTYSFTEEGVANITGTTIKWKEGMEIANGNGHEKKGGKRPFTEEIFFSWFGETQQKNFSDGVTDEVAEIIKEDLWPNPLKYFNNEADEEDFDGDEDDEEGSEDDEDGEQDDDEEDDDEDDS; from the exons ATGCAGATTTTCAAGTATTTGGTTTCACTAGATGTTGAAGATTGTCAGGATTTAAAGTCAGGCTACTCCATTATATTT aactTCTCTCCTAACCCATATTTTGAAGACACAAAGCTTGTGAAGACTTATTCCTTCACTGAGGAAGGAGTGGCTAATATAACTGGTACGACTATCAAGTGGAAGGAGGGTATG GAGATTGCCAATGGTAATGGTCATGAGAAGAAGGGAGGCAAGCGACCTTTTACTGAGGAAAT TTTCTTTAGTTGGTTTGGTGAAACTCAACAAAAAAATTTCTCAGATGGTGTAACAGATGAG GTGGCAGAGATAATCAAGGAAGATTTATGGCCCAACCCTTTGAAGTATTTTAATAAT GAGGCTGATGAAGAGGACTTTGAtggagatgaagatgatgaagag GGATCTGAAGATGATGAGGATGGTGAGCAAGATGATGACGAAGAGgacgatgatgaggatgatagttAG
- the LOC120107446 gene encoding NAP1-related protein 2-like isoform X3, with amino-acid sequence MQIFKYLVSLDVEDCQDLKSGYSIIFNFSPNPYFEDTKLVKTYSFTEEGVANITGTTIKWKEGMEIANGNGHEKKGGKRPFTEEIFFSWFGETQQKNFSDGVTDEVAEIIKEDLWPNPLKYFNNEADEEDFDGDEDDEEEDSCYQKILVLYA; translated from the exons ATGCAGATTTTCAAGTATTTGGTTTCACTAGATGTTGAAGATTGTCAGGATTTAAAGTCAGGCTACTCCATTATATTT aactTCTCTCCTAACCCATATTTTGAAGACACAAAGCTTGTGAAGACTTATTCCTTCACTGAGGAAGGAGTGGCTAATATAACTGGTACGACTATCAAGTGGAAGGAGGGTATG GAGATTGCCAATGGTAATGGTCATGAGAAGAAGGGAGGCAAGCGACCTTTTACTGAGGAAAT TTTCTTTAGTTGGTTTGGTGAAACTCAACAAAAAAATTTCTCAGATGGTGTAACAGATGAG GTGGCAGAGATAATCAAGGAAGATTTATGGCCCAACCCTTTGAAGTATTTTAATAAT GAGGCTGATGAAGAGGACTTTGAtggagatgaagatgatgaagag GAGGACTCATGTTACCAAAAGATATTAGTTTTATATGCTTGA